In Citrus sinensis cultivar Valencia sweet orange chromosome 2, DVS_A1.0, whole genome shotgun sequence, a single genomic region encodes these proteins:
- the LOC102612519 gene encoding uncharacterized protein LOC102612519 isoform X2, with amino-acid sequence MDGDDQPCPLPSTSPSLHLRPPSSSVLLKDISNFKTPKRPSQPPNFQSPCPQKYFTASKNTPKNLSSLYRRGLSSARSKSTKTKTAAARRLKSLEVEQSKSAYKSQLKKEQSLKSLSKSLTVWLNFLLENPKSCGCDKFDSGNVGAVAVGKGKREGGEVMTWRDPKRQRDACWRGDSDEIESEGAVSESKYSTLRKSLNSICSLEDLNQRMRIYMSLGCCKEIFDIMSRVTKNIDDGRLQMKSHCPIVTDFGMKEKATNILLCYNSVWLRIGLYILFGGDSLLSNEDVNTCQEMEFLKMMIEKQFFTHAGLAKAFAYNKNVEGLYRPGYYEALGSVILKRVLLLVLILDRAKSQSLLPLKYGIDGVDGGSPLLFSVQSNVKSSRQVIVDFLSSEVMHGEGNLFAHLMIVGYKVSYQQCLLLEYDFRVTNLFVDLQDGVRLGRIVQLLLQDSSILTKIVVPSDTHRKNLVNCSIALQYLRQAGVKLYDEDGTAITEDDVANGDKELILSLLWNMFVHLQLPLMINKKHLTEEICKIRGTNMDNLNIFDSALLDLLLNWIQVICEKYDFRINNFSSLTDGKAIWCLLDFYFRKEPCGSCTSKNLLETKGEESVVSTTDYTDAFHNFILSQKLTTLLGNFPEVLQMSDILEHNGACSDKSVVILLVFLSSQLIVKKNMDQLNLHKLLGCNCQSPERRHSNPNCRIVDSEALPDQEENGHSTEDAVRKFKSLQAWWQKMAEQNNRSASQRLSSTLQNFSTDKSNINMERGNAAKVIKFHFRGWIERRNFLKMRNAVSFLQIVIRAWLAVKHNSALNSSSTRKEKLNQSEQFRRYDKFIVERHNFVQLKRSVLLIQRAARIWISHRRQARSILLHCISTPDLLSGATDEQKYLHSYAEIDKASIMCQEKSDSDVGIKAALKIQSSWRNFIASRSLQKNYFAATMIQSHFRSWLLRTRFLKQKQATLKIQNHFRCLKCLRAFQQYKAATRSAIIIQSYVRGWIARRGAWRHRYLIVVIQRHFQGRFRRRDFLLQVEAAIKIQSAVRFLNCWRAFHFQKHAATEVQRFVRGQIVRSRLIGSSHHRAAIPSGSNFNTLRGCFQSFELSIFLFSVVKLQRWWKNVLLLKLKTKSAIIIQSHIRGWTARRRAYKEKHHIVLIQSYWRGCLARKASSCQLLDLRLRIQISATNMDEEMRIINRLVSALRELLSMKSVCGILHVCTTLDMATENSQNCCEKLVAAGAVDTLLKLIGSVSRSMPDQEVLKHALSTLRNLARYPHLIDVLIDSQGSVQTIMWELVRNKEEGYFIAAEILNKICSTHKGVEAISKLPAHLKRLNSLVDELTRKQSLEKRNARNSAVRENLERRLREAAEILKLIKHA; translated from the exons ATGGATGGTGATGATCAGCCGTGTCCGTTACCGTCAACGTCACCGTCGCTCCACCTACGACCGCCGTCCTCCTCTGTACTTCTCAAAGACAtctcaaatttcaaaaccCCGAAGCGCCCCTCACAGCCTCCAAATTTCCAATCTCCCTGTCCCCAGAAATACTTCACAGCTTCcaaaaatacccctaaaaACTTGTCCTCCCTTTATCGCCGCGGTCTGTCCTCGGCCCGGTCAAAGTCAACCAAGACCAAGACTGCCGCGGCGCGACGGCTCAAATCCCTCGAGGTGGAACAATCGAAGTCGGCTTACAAGTCACAACTTAAAAAGGAACAGTCGCTCAAATCGCTTTCCAAATCCCTCACCGTATGGCTCAATTTCCTCcttgaaaatcccaagtcaTGCGGCTGTGATAAATTTGATTCTGGTAATGTAGGGGCCGTGGCAGTGGGGAAGGGGAAGAGGGAGGGAGGGGAGGTGATGACGTGGCGGGACCCGAAGAGGCAGAGGGATGCGTGTTGGAGAGGAGACAGTGATGAAATAGAAAGTGAAGGTGCAGTTTCTGAATCAAAGTACTCTACTTTGAGGAAGTCATTGAACAGCATTTGTAGTTTAGAGGACTTGAACCAAAGAATGAGAATTTACATGAGTTTGGGATGTTGCAAGGAGATTTTTGATATTATGAGTCGTGTCACCAAG AATATTGATGATGGGAGACTACAAATGAAGTCGCATTGTCCCATTGTAACTGATTTTGGAATGAAGGAGAAGGCAACTAATATTCTGTTGTGTTATAACTCTGTTTGGCTCCGAATTGGACTTTACATTCTATTTGGTGGTGATTCCTTGCTGTCAAATGAAGATGTTAATACCTGTCAAGAAATGGAATTCTTGAAAATGATGATTGAGAAGCAGTTTTTTACTCATGCTGGGCTGGCAAAAGCTTTTGCTTATAACAAGAATGTTGAGGGTTTATACAGACCGGGTTACTATGAGGCTTTGGGGAGTGTTATTTTGAAAAGAGTTTTGCTGCTGGTTCTTATACTTGATAGAGctaaatctcagagtttacttCCTCTTAAATATGGTATCGATGGAGTGGATGGGGGTTCTCCTCTCTTGTTTTCTGTGCAATCTAATGTCAAATCAAGCCGCCAAGTGATTGTTG ATTTCCTATCATCAGAGGTAATGCATGGAGAAGGAAATCTTTTTGCACACCTAATGATTGTTGGATACAAAGTTTCTTACCAGCAG TGTCTACTCCTTGAGTATGATTTCAGAGTGACTAATTTATTTGTAGACCTTCAAGATGGAGTGCGGCTTGGCAGAATTGTTCAACTCTTGTTACAGGATTCCTCAATCCTTACG AAAATAGTAGTACCATCAGATACGCACAGAAAGAATTTGGTGAATTGCAGCATTGCACTGCAGTATCTAAGACAGGCTGGTGTAAAGTTATATGATGAAGATGGAACAGCAATTACGGAAGATGATGTTGCTAATGGAGATAAAGAACTTATTCTTTCCTTGCTGTGGAACATGTTTGTGCACTTGCAG CTACCACTTATGATAAACAAAAAACATTTAACAGAGGAAATTTGCAAAATTCGTGGAACCAATATG GACAACTTGAACATTTTTGATTCTGCTCTTTTAGATTTGCTTTTGAATTGGATCCAG GTGATTTGCGAAAAGTATGACTTTCGGATCAACAATTTTTCTTCACTGACTGATGGAAAAGCCATATGGTGCTTGCTGGATTTTTATTTCCGGAAGGAACCTTGTGGTTCTTGTACTTCTAAG AACCTTCTTGAAACAAAAGGTGAAGAATCAGTTGTGTCAACAACTGATTATACAGATGCATTCCACAACTTCATATTGTCCCAAAAACTGACAACATTATTAGGGAACTTTCCGGAG GTTCTACAAATGAGTGACATACTTGAACATAATGGTGCATGCAGTGATAAGAGTGTGGTAATTTTGTTGGTTTTCCTCTCTTCCCAGCTGATTGTCAAGAAGAATATG GATCAACTGAATTTGCATAAACTGTTGGGTTGTAACTGTCAAAGTCCAGAGAGGAGACATTCAAATCCTAATTGCAGGATTGTGGACTCTGAAGCATTGCCAGACCAAGAAGAAAATGGGCACAGCACTGAAG ATGCAGTAAGGAAGTTCAAGTCCCTCCAGGCATGGTGGCAAAAAATGGCTGAACAAAACAACAGAAGTGCCTCTCAACGTCTTAGTTCCACTTTGCAGAACTTCTCAACTGACAAAAGCAACATTAACATGGAAAGAG GAAATGCTGCAAAAGTTATAAAGTTTCATTTCAGGGGATGGATTGAACGTCGAAATTTTCTGAAGATGAGGAATGCAGTTTCCTTTTTGCAAATTGTCATTCGTGCTTGGTTGGCAGTTAAGCATAATTCAGCGCTAAACTCTTCCAGTACTAGAAAAG AGAAGTTGAACCAATCTGAGCAATTTAGGAGGTATGACAAGTTCATAGTTGAGAGGCATAATTTTGTCCAGTTAAAACGTTCAGTATTGCTCATTCAGCGAGCAGCTAGAATATGGATCAGTCACAGGCGTCAGGCTCGAAGTATTCTACTTCATTGTATATCCACTCCTGATCTGCTTAGTGGTGCCACAGATGAACAGAAGTATCTTCATAGTTATGCTGAAATTGATAAAGCTTCAATTATGTGTCAGGAAAAGAGTGATAGTGATGTGGGAATAAAAGCAGCTCTTAAAATTCAGTCTTCTTGGAGGAACTTCATAGCAAGCAGATCCCTCCAGAAGAATTACTTTGCTGCAACTATGATTCAGAGTCATTTTCGCAGTTGGTTGCTAAGAACAAGGTTCTTAAAACAGAAACAGGcaacattaaaaattcaaaaccatttCCGATGTTTAAAATGTTTGAGAGCCTTTCAGCAATACAAAGCTGCAACCAGGTCAGCCATAATCATTCAATCTTATGTGCGTGGTTGGATTGCAAGGAGAGGAGCCTGGAGACATAGGTACCTCATTGTCGTCATCCAA AGACATTTTCAGGGTCGATTTAGAAGGAGGGACTTTCTGCTCCAAGTGGAGGCTGCCATAAAGATCCAAAGTGCTGTTCGATTCTTAAATTGCTGGAGGGCTTTTCATTTTCAGAAACATGCTGCTACTGAAGTGCAACGATTTGTCCGGGGGCAGATTGTACGAAGTAGGCTCATAG GCTCTTCTCACCATCGTGCAGCCATCCCTAGTGGCAGCAATTTTAATACCTTAAGAGGCTGCTTCCAGAGTTTTGAACTCagcatttttctcttttctgtTGTGAAATTGCAAAGGTGGTGGAAGAATGTTTTATTGcttaaattgaaaacaaagtcAGCTATCATTATCCAGTCACATATTCGAGGATGGACAGCTAGGCGAAGAGCCTACAAGGAGAAGCACCATATTGTTTTGATTCAA TCTTACTGGAGAGGTTGCCTTGCACGGAAAGCTTCAAGTTGCCAATTACTGGATTTGCGCTTGAGAATTCAGATCTCTGCCACAAATATGGATGAAGAAATGCGCATTATTAACAGACTTGTGTCAGCGCTTCGGGAACTGCTAAGCATGAAAAGTGTCTGTGGCATTCTTCATGTTTGCACTACTCTGG ATATGGCAACAGAAAATTCTCAGAACTGTTGTGAAAAGCTTGTGGCAGCCGGTGCAGTTGATACTCTACTGAAGCTCATTGGTTCAGTCAGTCGAAGCATGCCTGATCAAGAAGTTTTAAAACACGCGCTATCAACTCTTAGAAACCTTGCCCGTTATCCACATTTGATTGATGTGCTAATTGACAGTCAAGGATCTGTTCAGACAATTATGTGGGAGTTGGTAAG GAATAAGGAAGAGGGATATTTCATTGCCGCCGAGATTCTgaataaaatttgttcaaCTCATAAAGGTGTTGAAGCCATCAGCAAGTTACCTGCCCACTTAAAGAGACTGAACAGTCTTGTTGATGAACTAACAAGAAAGCAAAGCTTGGAGAAGAG GAATGCCCGAAATTCGGCAGTGAGAGAGAACTTGGAAAGGAGATTGAGAGAGGCAGCTGAAATTCTGAAACTGATTAAACATGCCTGA
- the LOC102612219 gene encoding taxadiene 5-alpha hydroxylase, with protein sequence MDPTIYFTLLLFLLPLYLILRRKTSKQLPPGSFGLPIIGHSLSFLRAMHTDTVEQWFQRRIKKYGPIYKLSLFGTPGVFIHGQAANKFIYTCDSDTVVPHQPPSFKMICGERNILELNGEEHKRIRGALMSFLKPEVLKQYVGKMDEEIRKHLEIHWHGKQKIKVMPSMKTLTFNIMSSLLFGIEQGASRDALIELIQQISNGSVSLPINIPFTCFHRGLRARAKFRTMIMDLIKQRRAALKNETALPQQDLITCLLNIQNNDNSIILSDEEIVNNVIVLMIAGHDTSSILITFLVRLLANDPTVYATISKEQEEIAKNKASGELLTWNDLANMKYTWRVALETLRIYPPVYGAFKKVLKDFEYEGYTIPKGWQIVLASCMTHMDEQIFPDPSKFDPTRFEKQASIPPYSFVAFGGGPRICPGYEFARIETLTTIHYLVTKFTWKISCLDNFTRNPVPNFKQGLPIEIQPK encoded by the exons ATGGATCCTACAATCTATTTCACCTTGCTGCTTTTTCTTCTCCCTCTTTACTTGATCCTAAGAAGGAAAACTTCAAAACAGCTTCCACCTGGTTCTTTTGGATTACCTATTATAGGCCACAGCCTCAGCTTTCTGCGTGCCATGCATACTGACACAGTAGAACAATGGTTTCAAaggagaataaaaaaatacggTCCCATTTACAAACTCAGTCTTTTTGGGACACCCGGAGTATTTATCCATGGGCAGGCTGCTAACAAGTTTATCTACACTTGCGACAGTGATACGGTTGTTCCCCATCAACCACCGTCGTTCAAAATGATTTGTGGTGAGAGGAATATACTGGAGTTAAATGGAGAAGAACACAAGCGTATCAGGGGAGCGCTTATGTCGTTTCTGAAACCTGAAGTTTTGAAGCAATACGTTGGAAAaatggatgaagaaatcaGAAAGCACCTTGAAATTCATTGGCATGGCAAGCAAAAGATCAAA GTAATGCCATCGATGAAGACCCTCACCTTCAACATAATGAGCTCTCTTCTATTTGGAATAGAACAAGGAGCAAGCAGAGATGCACTGATAGAGCTTATACAACAGATCAGTAATGGCTCAGTATCTTTACCAATAAATATTCCCTTTACATGCTTCCATCGAGGCCTGCGAGCAAGAGCAAAATTTAGAACAATGATCATGGATCTTATAAAGCAAAGGAGGGCAGCATTAAAGAATGAGACTGCTTTGCCTCAACAAGATCTCATAACTTGCTTGCTTAATATTCAAAACAATGACAATTCAATTATACTTTCTGACGAGGAAATAGTAAACAATGTCATAGTTTTGATGATTGCTGGACATGACACATCTTCAATTCTCATTACCTTCTTGGTCAGACTTTTAGCTAATGATCCCACTGTTTATGCCACCATTAGTAAAG AACAAGAAGAGATAGCCAAGAACAAAGCCTCAGGGGAGCTGTTGACATGGAATGATCTTGCCAATATGAAGTATACGTGGAGAGTAGCATTGGAGACCTTAAGAATTTACCCTCCTGTTTATGGTGCTTTCAAGAAAGTCCTCAAAGATTTTGAGTATGAAGGGTACACTATTCCAAAAGGATGGCAA ATAGTTTTGGCTTCATGCATGACACATATGGACGAGCAAATTTTTCCTGATCCATCAAAGTTTGATCCAACACGGTTTGAGAAACAGGCATCAATCCCACCCTACAGCTTTGTGGCATTCGGTGGAGGACCAAGGATTTGTCCTGGATATGAGTTTGCAAGAATTGAAACTTTAACTACGATCCATTACTTGGTTACAAAGTTCACGTGGAAAATTTCTTGTTTAGACAACTTCACCAGAAATCCGGTGCCAAATTTCAAGCAGGGACTGCCAATTGAAATTCAGCCTAAATAG
- the LOC102612519 gene encoding uncharacterized protein LOC102612519 isoform X1 — protein sequence MDGDDQPCPLPSTSPSLHLRPPSSSVLLKDISNFKTPKRPSQPPNFQSPCPQKYFTASKNTPKNLSSLYRRGLSSARSKSTKTKTAAARRLKSLEVEQSKSAYKSQLKKEQSLKSLSKSLTVWLNFLLENPKSCGCDKFDSGNVGAVAVGKGKREGGEVMTWRDPKRQRDACWRGDSDEIESEGAVSESKYSTLRKSLNSICSLEDLNQRMRIYMSLGCCKEIFDIMSRVTKNIDDGRLQMKSHCPIVTDFGMKEKATNILLCYNSVWLRIGLYILFGGDSLLSNEDVNTCQEMEFLKMMIEKQFFTHAGLAKAFAYNKNVEGLYRPGYYEALGSVILKRVLLLVLILDRAKSQSLLPLKYGIDGVDGGSPLLFSVQSNVKSSRQVIVDFLSSEVMHGEGNLFAHLMIVGYKVSYQQCLLLEYDFRVTNLFVDLQDGVRLGRIVQLLLQDSSILTKIVVPSDTHRKNLVNCSIALQYLRQAGVKLYDEDGTAITEDDVANGDKELILSLLWNMFVHLQLPLMINKKHLTEEICKIRGTNMDNLNIFDSALLDLLLNWIQVICEKYDFRINNFSSLTDGKAIWCLLDFYFRKEPCGSCTSKNLLETKGEESVVSTTDYTDAFHNFILSQKLTTLLGNFPEVLQMSDILEHNGACSDKSVVILLVFLSSQLIVKKNMDQLNLHKLLGCNCQSPERRHSNPNCRIVDSEALPDQEENGHSTEGAHSPLNAVRKFKSLQAWWQKMAEQNNRSASQRLSSTLQNFSTDKSNINMERGNAAKVIKFHFRGWIERRNFLKMRNAVSFLQIVIRAWLAVKHNSALNSSSTRKEKLNQSEQFRRYDKFIVERHNFVQLKRSVLLIQRAARIWISHRRQARSILLHCISTPDLLSGATDEQKYLHSYAEIDKASIMCQEKSDSDVGIKAALKIQSSWRNFIASRSLQKNYFAATMIQSHFRSWLLRTRFLKQKQATLKIQNHFRCLKCLRAFQQYKAATRSAIIIQSYVRGWIARRGAWRHRYLIVVIQRHFQGRFRRRDFLLQVEAAIKIQSAVRFLNCWRAFHFQKHAATEVQRFVRGQIVRSRLIGSSHHRAAIPSGSNFNTLRGCFQSFELSIFLFSVVKLQRWWKNVLLLKLKTKSAIIIQSHIRGWTARRRAYKEKHHIVLIQSYWRGCLARKASSCQLLDLRLRIQISATNMDEEMRIINRLVSALRELLSMKSVCGILHVCTTLDMATENSQNCCEKLVAAGAVDTLLKLIGSVSRSMPDQEVLKHALSTLRNLARYPHLIDVLIDSQGSVQTIMWELVRNKEEGYFIAAEILNKICSTHKGVEAISKLPAHLKRLNSLVDELTRKQSLEKRNARNSAVRENLERRLREAAEILKLIKHA from the exons ATGGATGGTGATGATCAGCCGTGTCCGTTACCGTCAACGTCACCGTCGCTCCACCTACGACCGCCGTCCTCCTCTGTACTTCTCAAAGACAtctcaaatttcaaaaccCCGAAGCGCCCCTCACAGCCTCCAAATTTCCAATCTCCCTGTCCCCAGAAATACTTCACAGCTTCcaaaaatacccctaaaaACTTGTCCTCCCTTTATCGCCGCGGTCTGTCCTCGGCCCGGTCAAAGTCAACCAAGACCAAGACTGCCGCGGCGCGACGGCTCAAATCCCTCGAGGTGGAACAATCGAAGTCGGCTTACAAGTCACAACTTAAAAAGGAACAGTCGCTCAAATCGCTTTCCAAATCCCTCACCGTATGGCTCAATTTCCTCcttgaaaatcccaagtcaTGCGGCTGTGATAAATTTGATTCTGGTAATGTAGGGGCCGTGGCAGTGGGGAAGGGGAAGAGGGAGGGAGGGGAGGTGATGACGTGGCGGGACCCGAAGAGGCAGAGGGATGCGTGTTGGAGAGGAGACAGTGATGAAATAGAAAGTGAAGGTGCAGTTTCTGAATCAAAGTACTCTACTTTGAGGAAGTCATTGAACAGCATTTGTAGTTTAGAGGACTTGAACCAAAGAATGAGAATTTACATGAGTTTGGGATGTTGCAAGGAGATTTTTGATATTATGAGTCGTGTCACCAAG AATATTGATGATGGGAGACTACAAATGAAGTCGCATTGTCCCATTGTAACTGATTTTGGAATGAAGGAGAAGGCAACTAATATTCTGTTGTGTTATAACTCTGTTTGGCTCCGAATTGGACTTTACATTCTATTTGGTGGTGATTCCTTGCTGTCAAATGAAGATGTTAATACCTGTCAAGAAATGGAATTCTTGAAAATGATGATTGAGAAGCAGTTTTTTACTCATGCTGGGCTGGCAAAAGCTTTTGCTTATAACAAGAATGTTGAGGGTTTATACAGACCGGGTTACTATGAGGCTTTGGGGAGTGTTATTTTGAAAAGAGTTTTGCTGCTGGTTCTTATACTTGATAGAGctaaatctcagagtttacttCCTCTTAAATATGGTATCGATGGAGTGGATGGGGGTTCTCCTCTCTTGTTTTCTGTGCAATCTAATGTCAAATCAAGCCGCCAAGTGATTGTTG ATTTCCTATCATCAGAGGTAATGCATGGAGAAGGAAATCTTTTTGCACACCTAATGATTGTTGGATACAAAGTTTCTTACCAGCAG TGTCTACTCCTTGAGTATGATTTCAGAGTGACTAATTTATTTGTAGACCTTCAAGATGGAGTGCGGCTTGGCAGAATTGTTCAACTCTTGTTACAGGATTCCTCAATCCTTACG AAAATAGTAGTACCATCAGATACGCACAGAAAGAATTTGGTGAATTGCAGCATTGCACTGCAGTATCTAAGACAGGCTGGTGTAAAGTTATATGATGAAGATGGAACAGCAATTACGGAAGATGATGTTGCTAATGGAGATAAAGAACTTATTCTTTCCTTGCTGTGGAACATGTTTGTGCACTTGCAG CTACCACTTATGATAAACAAAAAACATTTAACAGAGGAAATTTGCAAAATTCGTGGAACCAATATG GACAACTTGAACATTTTTGATTCTGCTCTTTTAGATTTGCTTTTGAATTGGATCCAG GTGATTTGCGAAAAGTATGACTTTCGGATCAACAATTTTTCTTCACTGACTGATGGAAAAGCCATATGGTGCTTGCTGGATTTTTATTTCCGGAAGGAACCTTGTGGTTCTTGTACTTCTAAG AACCTTCTTGAAACAAAAGGTGAAGAATCAGTTGTGTCAACAACTGATTATACAGATGCATTCCACAACTTCATATTGTCCCAAAAACTGACAACATTATTAGGGAACTTTCCGGAG GTTCTACAAATGAGTGACATACTTGAACATAATGGTGCATGCAGTGATAAGAGTGTGGTAATTTTGTTGGTTTTCCTCTCTTCCCAGCTGATTGTCAAGAAGAATATG GATCAACTGAATTTGCATAAACTGTTGGGTTGTAACTGTCAAAGTCCAGAGAGGAGACATTCAAATCCTAATTGCAGGATTGTGGACTCTGAAGCATTGCCAGACCAAGAAGAAAATGGGCACAGCACTGAAGGTGCTcattctccattaa ATGCAGTAAGGAAGTTCAAGTCCCTCCAGGCATGGTGGCAAAAAATGGCTGAACAAAACAACAGAAGTGCCTCTCAACGTCTTAGTTCCACTTTGCAGAACTTCTCAACTGACAAAAGCAACATTAACATGGAAAGAG GAAATGCTGCAAAAGTTATAAAGTTTCATTTCAGGGGATGGATTGAACGTCGAAATTTTCTGAAGATGAGGAATGCAGTTTCCTTTTTGCAAATTGTCATTCGTGCTTGGTTGGCAGTTAAGCATAATTCAGCGCTAAACTCTTCCAGTACTAGAAAAG AGAAGTTGAACCAATCTGAGCAATTTAGGAGGTATGACAAGTTCATAGTTGAGAGGCATAATTTTGTCCAGTTAAAACGTTCAGTATTGCTCATTCAGCGAGCAGCTAGAATATGGATCAGTCACAGGCGTCAGGCTCGAAGTATTCTACTTCATTGTATATCCACTCCTGATCTGCTTAGTGGTGCCACAGATGAACAGAAGTATCTTCATAGTTATGCTGAAATTGATAAAGCTTCAATTATGTGTCAGGAAAAGAGTGATAGTGATGTGGGAATAAAAGCAGCTCTTAAAATTCAGTCTTCTTGGAGGAACTTCATAGCAAGCAGATCCCTCCAGAAGAATTACTTTGCTGCAACTATGATTCAGAGTCATTTTCGCAGTTGGTTGCTAAGAACAAGGTTCTTAAAACAGAAACAGGcaacattaaaaattcaaaaccatttCCGATGTTTAAAATGTTTGAGAGCCTTTCAGCAATACAAAGCTGCAACCAGGTCAGCCATAATCATTCAATCTTATGTGCGTGGTTGGATTGCAAGGAGAGGAGCCTGGAGACATAGGTACCTCATTGTCGTCATCCAA AGACATTTTCAGGGTCGATTTAGAAGGAGGGACTTTCTGCTCCAAGTGGAGGCTGCCATAAAGATCCAAAGTGCTGTTCGATTCTTAAATTGCTGGAGGGCTTTTCATTTTCAGAAACATGCTGCTACTGAAGTGCAACGATTTGTCCGGGGGCAGATTGTACGAAGTAGGCTCATAG GCTCTTCTCACCATCGTGCAGCCATCCCTAGTGGCAGCAATTTTAATACCTTAAGAGGCTGCTTCCAGAGTTTTGAACTCagcatttttctcttttctgtTGTGAAATTGCAAAGGTGGTGGAAGAATGTTTTATTGcttaaattgaaaacaaagtcAGCTATCATTATCCAGTCACATATTCGAGGATGGACAGCTAGGCGAAGAGCCTACAAGGAGAAGCACCATATTGTTTTGATTCAA TCTTACTGGAGAGGTTGCCTTGCACGGAAAGCTTCAAGTTGCCAATTACTGGATTTGCGCTTGAGAATTCAGATCTCTGCCACAAATATGGATGAAGAAATGCGCATTATTAACAGACTTGTGTCAGCGCTTCGGGAACTGCTAAGCATGAAAAGTGTCTGTGGCATTCTTCATGTTTGCACTACTCTGG ATATGGCAACAGAAAATTCTCAGAACTGTTGTGAAAAGCTTGTGGCAGCCGGTGCAGTTGATACTCTACTGAAGCTCATTGGTTCAGTCAGTCGAAGCATGCCTGATCAAGAAGTTTTAAAACACGCGCTATCAACTCTTAGAAACCTTGCCCGTTATCCACATTTGATTGATGTGCTAATTGACAGTCAAGGATCTGTTCAGACAATTATGTGGGAGTTGGTAAG GAATAAGGAAGAGGGATATTTCATTGCCGCCGAGATTCTgaataaaatttgttcaaCTCATAAAGGTGTTGAAGCCATCAGCAAGTTACCTGCCCACTTAAAGAGACTGAACAGTCTTGTTGATGAACTAACAAGAAAGCAAAGCTTGGAGAAGAG GAATGCCCGAAATTCGGCAGTGAGAGAGAACTTGGAAAGGAGATTGAGAGAGGCAGCTGAAATTCTGAAACTGATTAAACATGCCTGA